A genomic window from Sphingomonas taxi includes:
- a CDS encoding cell division protein ZapA, with translation MANVTLTIGTRPFTVACRDGEEARLQQLGRMLHERWPTALRAAANIPGERAMLFVALMLADNLDEIQQRPPEGAAVSEPALARIADRLEALANALERDPG, from the coding sequence ATGGCCAATGTCACGCTGACCATCGGCACCCGGCCGTTCACCGTCGCCTGCCGCGACGGCGAGGAGGCGCGGCTGCAACAGCTCGGGCGGATGCTCCACGAACGCTGGCCGACGGCGTTGCGCGCGGCGGCGAACATTCCCGGCGAGCGGGCGATGCTGTTCGTCGCGCTGATGCTGGCCGACAATCTCGACGAGATCCAGCAGCGCCCGCCCGAGGGCGCGGCGGTGAGCGAGCCGGCGCTGGCACGGATTGCCGACCGGCTGGAGGCGCTCGCCAACGCGCTGGAGCGCGATCCGGGGTGA
- a CDS encoding DUF2842 domain-containing protein, protein MTPSWRKPAGVLLILMLIGLWCAIVVSASGIIGGWPWWLQLPFYLVTGIVWIMPMKPLLLWMETGRWR, encoded by the coding sequence ATGACCCCCAGTTGGCGCAAACCCGCAGGCGTCCTGCTCATCCTGATGCTGATCGGCCTGTGGTGCGCGATCGTGGTCAGCGCGTCGGGGATCATCGGCGGCTGGCCGTGGTGGCTGCAACTGCCCTTCTATCTCGTCACCGGGATCGTGTGGATCATGCCGATGAAGCCGCTGCTGCTCTGGATGGAAACCGGACGCTGGCGATAG
- a CDS encoding MOSC domain-containing protein, with translation MAMPGGVLVGIARHARPKGPMELLETVEVTVDGGLDGDCRGRVKPNGRGRRQVTLMERGDWQAAMAELGQAVPWQERRANLLLDGIDIPQVPGMRIRIGTVELEITVECDPCFRMEAVAPGLEAALTPDWRGGACTRVKAGGRIALGDAVTVIQPGIT, from the coding sequence ATGGCCATGCCGGGCGGCGTGCTGGTCGGGATCGCCCGGCATGCCCGTCCCAAGGGGCCGATGGAGCTGCTGGAGACGGTCGAGGTGACCGTCGACGGCGGGCTCGACGGCGATTGCCGCGGGCGGGTCAAGCCCAACGGCCGCGGCCGGCGTCAGGTGACGCTGATGGAGCGCGGCGACTGGCAGGCGGCGATGGCCGAACTGGGGCAGGCGGTCCCGTGGCAGGAGCGGCGGGCCAATCTGCTGCTCGACGGCATCGACATTCCGCAGGTGCCGGGGATGCGGATCCGCATCGGCACGGTCGAGCTCGAGATCACCGTCGAATGCGATCCCTGCTTCCGCATGGAGGCGGTCGCGCCCGGTCTCGAGGCGGCGCTGACCCCCGACTGGCGGGGCGGCGCCTGTACGCGCGTCAAGGCGGGCGGGCGCATCGCGCTCGGCGATGCGGTGACGGTGATCCAGCCCGGCATCACATAG
- the gap gene encoding type I glyceraldehyde-3-phosphate dehydrogenase, with product MTVKVAINGFGRIGRLVARAIIERNAGDLELVAINDLADAKSNAWLFSRDSVHGKYPGTVVAEGNDLVIDGKRIRVTAERDPANLPHKELGVELVLECTGFFTDNVACQKHIDAGAKKVLISAPGKGVDLTVVYGVNHDKLTAEHTIVSNASCTTNCLAPVAKVLNDAIGIERGLMTTVHAYTNDQKILDQIHPDLRRARAAAMSMIPTTTGAARAVGEVLPELKGKLDGSAIRVPVPDVSLIDLTFTPKRDTTKDEVNAILKAASEDGPLKGVLVYSDEPLVSIDLMHSPQSSTVDSLETAVLDGKLVRVVSWYDNEWGFSNRMVDTATVMASFL from the coding sequence ATGACGGTGAAGGTTGCGATCAACGGCTTCGGACGCATCGGACGTCTCGTCGCCCGCGCGATCATCGAGCGCAACGCCGGCGACCTCGAACTGGTCGCGATCAACGACCTGGCCGACGCCAAGTCGAACGCCTGGCTGTTCAGCCGCGACAGCGTCCACGGCAAATATCCCGGCACCGTCGTCGCGGAAGGCAACGACCTCGTCATCGATGGCAAGCGCATCCGCGTCACCGCCGAGCGCGATCCCGCGAATCTGCCGCACAAGGAACTGGGCGTCGAGCTGGTGCTCGAATGCACCGGCTTCTTCACCGACAATGTCGCCTGCCAGAAGCATATCGATGCCGGCGCCAAGAAGGTGCTGATCTCGGCGCCCGGCAAGGGCGTCGACCTGACCGTCGTCTACGGCGTCAACCACGACAAGCTGACCGCCGAGCACACGATCGTCTCCAACGCCTCGTGCACGACCAACTGCCTCGCGCCGGTCGCCAAGGTGCTCAACGACGCGATCGGCATCGAACGCGGCCTGATGACCACCGTCCACGCTTATACCAACGACCAGAAGATCCTCGACCAGATCCACCCGGACCTGCGCCGCGCCCGCGCCGCCGCGATGTCGATGATCCCGACCACCACCGGCGCCGCCCGCGCGGTCGGCGAGGTGCTGCCCGAGCTCAAGGGCAAGCTGGACGGGTCGGCGATCCGCGTACCGGTGCCGGACGTCAGCCTGATCGACCTGACCTTCACACCGAAGCGCGACACGACCAAGGACGAGGTCAATGCGATCCTCAAGGCGGCGTCGGAAGACGGCCCGCTCAAGGGCGTGCTGGTCTATTCGGACGAGCCGCTTGTCTCGATCGACCTGATGCATTCGCCGCAGTCGTCGACCGTCGACAGTCTCGAAACCGCGGTGCTCGACGGCAAGCTCGTCCGCGTGGTGAGCTGGTACGACAATGAATGGGGCTTCTCCAACCGCATGGTCGACACCGCGACCGTGATGGCGAGCTTCCTCTAA
- a CDS encoding AI-2E family transporter, protein MADDPASISPASVITPEEQVALGAPLLPGTRSEIGRIAQRRDRLLAALTLIAGIGLTLGIPFALKSGAEFFMPLTIALVIAIALVPVLEWLERRRIPSAIAALFCVLVFLIIVNVVIAAIVVPATDFFQLLPSRISRIQHNLSPLLDLYSTLEKSVNKMFRQIASTPVRQPQTAAVAPPSSILELAATSAPTVIVQFFFGILIVFFFLSGWTGMRKKTITGRTSFDGAMATARVIQDVVDDVSAYLGTITLINLTLGGVVAGALYFIGMPSPLMWGGIVALLNYIPYFGPIIAAFLLAIGGMMTFTDIWVAMLPPAVMIGCHFLEANAITPLIVGHRLTISPLMILVSISFWGWVWGTAGALLAVPLLIIIQTVLGAAGKPDIAGFLFEHGTLVQQERARRKRDEGGNDPARE, encoded by the coding sequence ATGGCCGACGATCCCGCTTCGATATCCCCCGCTTCCGTCATCACGCCCGAGGAGCAGGTCGCGCTCGGCGCGCCGCTGCTGCCCGGCACGCGCAGCGAGATCGGCCGCATCGCGCAGCGCCGCGACCGTCTGCTCGCCGCGCTGACGCTGATCGCCGGCATCGGCCTGACGCTCGGCATTCCGTTCGCGCTGAAATCGGGGGCGGAATTCTTCATGCCGCTGACCATCGCACTGGTCATCGCGATCGCCTTGGTGCCGGTGCTCGAATGGCTGGAGCGGCGCCGCATCCCGTCGGCGATCGCCGCGCTGTTCTGCGTCCTCGTCTTCCTCATCATCGTCAACGTCGTGATCGCGGCGATCGTCGTCCCCGCGACCGACTTCTTCCAATTGCTCCCCAGCCGGATCAGCCGCATCCAGCACAATCTGTCGCCGCTGCTCGACCTCTATTCGACGCTCGAAAAGTCGGTGAACAAGATGTTCCGGCAGATCGCCTCCACGCCGGTGCGCCAGCCGCAGACCGCCGCGGTCGCGCCGCCCAGCTCGATCCTCGAACTCGCCGCCACCTCGGCGCCGACGGTGATCGTCCAGTTCTTCTTCGGCATCCTGATCGTCTTCTTCTTCCTCTCCGGCTGGACCGGCATGCGCAAGAAGACGATCACCGGCCGTACCAGCTTCGACGGCGCGATGGCGACCGCGCGGGTGATCCAGGACGTCGTCGACGACGTCTCGGCCTATCTCGGCACGATCACGCTCATCAACCTGACGCTGGGCGGCGTCGTCGCCGGCGCGCTGTATTTCATCGGCATGCCGTCGCCGCTGATGTGGGGCGGCATCGTCGCGCTGCTCAACTACATCCCCTATTTCGGGCCGATCATCGCCGCCTTCCTGCTGGCGATCGGCGGGATGATGACCTTCACCGACATCTGGGTGGCGATGCTGCCGCCGGCGGTGATGATCGGCTGCCACTTCCTCGAGGCGAATGCGATCACGCCGCTGATCGTCGGCCACCGTCTGACGATCAGCCCGCTGATGATCCTCGTCTCGATCAGCTTCTGGGGCTGGGTGTGGGGGACGGCGGGGGCGCTGCTCGCGGTGCCGCTGCTCATCATCATCCAGACCGTGCTCGGCGCGGCGGGCAAGCCCGATATCGCCGGCTTCCTGTTCGAACACGGCACCTTGGTGCAGCAGGAACGCGCTCGCCGGAAGCGCGATGAGGGCGGGAACGATCCGGCGCGCGAATAG
- a CDS encoding 5-formyltetrahydrofolate cyclo-ligase, with amino-acid sequence MTDKLALRARLRAVRDGFARDRAILVADAFRARLREGLVVAGYMPLGSEADPAPLIAAARAAGCRITLPHVTGRSAPMRFLAWDAATPLVAGLYSLLQPQADAPELRPDIVLTPLVGFDRAGHRLGQGAGYYDRVFTQLPDAWRIGIAWSVQQVDACPADPWDVPLHAIATESDWIVP; translated from the coding sequence ATGACCGACAAGCTCGCCCTTCGCGCCCGATTGCGCGCCGTCCGCGATGGCTTCGCGCGCGATCGTGCCATCCTCGTCGCGGACGCATTCCGTGCGCGGCTGCGCGAGGGTCTCGTCGTCGCCGGCTATATGCCCCTCGGCAGCGAGGCGGACCCAGCCCCGCTCATCGCCGCCGCCCGTGCCGCCGGATGCCGCATCACGCTGCCCCATGTCACCGGCCGCAGCGCACCGATGCGCTTCCTCGCATGGGACGCGGCGACACCGCTCGTCGCGGGGCTCTATAGCCTGCTCCAGCCCCAGGCCGACGCCCCCGAATTGCGCCCCGACATCGTCCTGACGCCGCTGGTCGGCTTCGACCGCGCCGGCCATCGGCTCGGACAGGGGGCGGGCTATTACGACCGCGTCTTCACGCAGCTCCCCGACGCCTGGCGCATCGGCATCGCCTGGTCGGTGCAGCAGGTCGACGCCTGCCCAGCCGACCCGTGGGACGTGCCGCTGCACGCCATCGCTACCGAATCGGATTGGATCGTCCCATGA